In Nicotiana tabacum cultivar K326 chromosome 10, ASM71507v2, whole genome shotgun sequence, the DNA window cttattttgagaagtgcttttttcaaaagtgcttttgaaaaaagtacttttggagagaagcaatttgtgtttggctaattagtatgaaaagcacttttgagaaataatttgtgtttgaccaagctttttagaaagtgcttttaagtgtcaaattacgaataaggacatgaatagatttacttaataattaatattataagtaaataaataatctcaaatttttgttattacatgcaataattaaaaaataattcattttatttaagtaaaatatgaaaataaaatttaaaagtacttaattcttttaacataagttaaatatattaaaattccttcaacaattataaaagcattcacccctgaAGTCACCATATATTAGaaaattttcctaaaaataagaagaaatatttataaattaatgtCCTAAGCATTAGGTTTaaaggttattttggtatatactatattttgttaagggtattttaggtaagaagaaaagccaaaactgcttctgcttctgcttttggaaagaagctacttttttctgcttctgcttcttcccaaaagcactttttttcccaAATAAGCTTGCTCAAGCATCTCAAGTTaggaaaaaaaagtgcttttgagaaaaaaagcacttttggcctcttgagaagcttggccaaacaggctataagtagCCACGTGTTGTAAACTTACAGTTTAAAGTTAATTGGGAGCATGCATCATACATAGCTAGAAAAAATCGACGAAGGGATTTTTAGTAACTAGTTAGATATAGTTCAAGGGTGTTTTGGGGACACCGGATAGTTTAAGTAGGAAACTGACAAAAAACATAATAGTTTAGGATGATTTTAGGGTATTAACTCGATTATTATTATGTATAACAGTGTGCTCAAGTAGACATGTGTTACGTAATTAAAATCTCAATATTCTCCAGGAACCTTGATGGACTTAATTGGTTATAATACAATATTGGTAATGATGGTAGCAACAACCCCATTTAAGATAAATGGCTAAACAAATGGAGTAGTGAAATTGAATCCAAGAGTAAATATGCGAATATCCAACTAAAGAAGCCAAATTAAAAATTCAAACATTTCTTATTATTAACTCACGCAACTGCTCTTTGATGTGATCTTTCCTTTTGTTCtcctttttcctttgtttttttttcttttagataAATAAGAGCAGCAACTACGTACTTTTCATTCCAATTCAATCCGGAGAGATGGCGCCGTCATATGAGATCTTGTGGTTACATTCTCAAACGCGGTGAGTGATAGTGAACGAGGGTGTATTCATATCCTCAAATTGAACAAGTGTCTCTAGTTGTCAGTTGGTGCAATTTGGTCCATTTCAACGAGTCCTGCCCTTACACGTGCACAGGGGCGGATGCACTTTGAAAACACTAGGTTCATCTTAATATACTATACTAGTATTTTTTGACCGTGGTGTACAAATTTAAGCAAAAAAAAAGTTCACTAAAGTGGTAATAAATGATAGATAAGAACTCGTAACATTAAAATACAATGGATTTGAACTCATGAAACTTAATTTTTGGCCACCTGTGCACGTGCACCCAAATATCTTCATTATCCGTGGTGTTGGAAAAACGAATAAAAAATAGTTATccatccatattatccactaaattataggttggataatgaattttttaaaaacggatcaaatatggataagaactatattatccacttagaaaatgaatAACTAATGAGGTTGGCTACTTAAGTTTGGGAGACCGAGAATCTTTTCAAAAGTGCTCATATTCAATATGGGTGGGTctgataatttatccgttttttacATTACTCATTTTTTACGCGGCCGTTTGCCACCCCGTGGTACATGTAGCAACAGCCATAGGAATTTGGATCTTTCAGTAGCATCTTCGGTCACGATTCCCAGCATCTAATCTCAGATGCTTCTTACTGTTCCCTTAATTATTTCACGGCTAGCTCACGTTCATCACCCCCAACTTCCATATATATAATCCCTTCTTTACGCTCCACTTTCTGCATTATCATAGAGAGAAAACGAAAACAACTCTAGCTATAGTCTCCTTGTTAAAGACATGAATACAATATTGGAATATCCGCTCGAAGCTCTTGCTTTTAATTACTTGAGCTTCGGTTTCTTAACTGTCGTCAACAATGTTTGGGCATGGGTCGCCGTTATTACCGCCGCCGTTAGCTTCTGGAGGATCAAAACTTCTTCAACTTTGCCCTTACCGGAGCCACGTGGCGACTTTTCCGGTGCCCCATCTCCATCTCCACCGCCGCCAACCTCGGTACCATCATGTTCATCATCACCGCAGGTTGAGAGGGTAGCAAAAGAACCTTCTTCAACAGTTACTACTGAGATGTACCCTGGTGTTTCTATGAACAAAGAAGAAGGAACAAAAGGGAAACTAACGGTGTATTTTAAGCAAGATGACGGCGAAGAATGTGACGTCGATGGAGACGACGGTGATCAGGACGGAGAAGACGGCGCCGTTGAAATGTGGTTTGAGAATTGGGAAAATTTATTGAAAATGAGAAATGGGGAAATGGGTTGGTATAGATGCCAGGACATGAAAGTAATTGACGGCAACGTAGTTAGGTTGTGGGACGGTTGTAGACGGCGGAGGAAGGCGGAAACCACCGCTTTCTCAGTTGGCGTAGGTAGTACTTGGTAGATTTATAGAAAAGAATCAATGGTAGTAGGTTACTATAGCCTATAGGTGTATTTAGTTGGGAATTTGCAATATATGAAAACTAAAGTTGTACATTTGTTCTAGTCAAAATGTTCGTAATACTTCAATCTTGATAATGCAAACGCTGAAGTATTGGATAAGCTTTATGAGTTTGTTCTCTACTTCAGTCGCAAATGCACATACACACATACCAGCACCCAAGCTGTGATCATCTCCGACCCTTAGCACCATTATTTTACACCAAAATGGTGTAAACATCAAAATGGTGAAGTTAATTAACTCCAATCCATTACACTACTTTTtgcatcaaaaaaaaaatattcctttatattcttctctttcttctatattagtatattattttctttaagaaaacaaatccttttttttttttacatatttatcccatatataattcatatttctttcttaTATAACCATTTAATATAAACTTATTTTATacctttaatttttaaataatataaattataagCAAATATTATACATTATACATATTAATCCGAATATGTTGATCATATGTGAGATATGTTGAaggattttgagaagtttaaaGATGTCGATGCTGGAAGAAAAAAAATCTGAAAGCAAGGCTCTTCTTATATTTCATCGAAGTCCGAGACTCCTACTCCTGATTCTCCTCTAAATAATCAATGAAcaatattgttttatttatagcttgtttggatgattgttatgcatcgtttcataatgtatcgtattgtactgtattgtattgtactgtatcatttgataaatacaatgtttggatagattatGTTGTTTGTCATCATTTCATTATATTACGCACCAGCAATATGAacaataaacttgcaatattataaagaaaaaatatgatacaaggtaaaattactatataaaaaggtagggtaaatgataaaataaaataatttaataataataaagggtgagattgagagaaaaagacaaggtaacgacgcgaccacaccaaatcggtcgttacataaagtggcacatttcgtcCACATAGACAATGAGGTATAAAACAACCCCAGCAACAGAGAAAATTAATAAGCAATTATCAGAGGAGCACACCTGGAAACCCAAACTTAATAAATAATCGGACAACTCTTAATACCGAGCGTGAGAGGCTTGCTTGAGACCGTACAATGATTTGTGTAGTTTACAGACATAATCTGGCCTACTTGTATCAATAAACCCTTTAGGTTGTACCATATATACCTCTTCAGTTAAGGTAACGTGCAAGAAGGCATTGTTAGCATCCAATTGACAAAGTACCGAACCTTGAGAGACAGCAATAGAGAGAATGACCCGAACAGTGGTGTGTTTCGCAACAGATGAGAAAGTCTCAATATAATCAATACCTGGCCGTTGAGCGAAACCTTGAGCAACCAAACGGGCCTTGCATTTGTCAAGACTGCCATCAGCATTTTGCTTCACTCAGAATATCCATTTAGATCCAACTATATTCTTACCGGGGGGACGAGGAACAAGGGTCCAAGTGCCTTGGTTTTTCAAAGCAGCGATCTCAGCAAGCATCGCAGCATACCAATCAGCATCCTGAAGAGCATTAGTCACACTCTTTGGTTCACTTTTAAGTGTAGGCAAATTAGGATGGCCAGACGCATTTACAAATGCCAAAAGACAAAGTTGGGTGAGAGGCTTATGTATATTGTTCTATGAACGTGTAACCATGTGATGAGAATTTTGTGAAGGAGGTGGAGGGGGAGCAGTTGATAAAGCCGGTGAAACAGAAATTTCCATGTGTTCGGGTGTTCCAGTTGATGCCAATGGTGAAAAGATTGGCAATGAAGACGGCATTGAGTGAGTGGAGATAGGATCGGATAGAGACATTGGTTCCACAGTTGTTACTGCAAGAGATCTATGTTCCTGTACACTTGATGAATCTGGTGAAGCAGGAGACAGAATAGAAGAAGAACTAAGAGAAGTTGTACCTTGATAACTGTTTGAAGTTCCCAAAGCCTTACATGATGAAGGAGTAAGAGATGAAGATGCACCAGTACTGGGAGGAGCCATAGAGTTGGTAGAGCCAGTGGGCAATGGGATAATGTAATGAGGAGCCCAAGTGAGAACAGTGTTATCAGCTACAAGATTGTCAATTACAAGAGATTTAGAATAAGGAGACTCATGCTCAACAAAGTTGACACGACGGAAAACATATATCTTGTGCTTTTGAAGATCATAGCATATATAGGCACTTTGATTTGTAGAGTATCCAAGGAAAATACATGGTGAAGATAGAGGCTCAAATTTATTTTGAGAATAAGGACGCAACCAGGGATAACAAAGACAACCAAATACCCAAAATTTATGATAATTTGGAGCACAAACGGAAGTATGATGAATCATTATGAAGCAATAGTGTGGGAAGTCTGTTAATAAGATACACTACAGTCTGAAATGCATAAGACCAAAAGGATAACAGTAGCTTAGCTAAATGAAGTAAAGTAATACCGGTTTCAACTATATGACAGTGTCTTCGTTCTGCCGTCCCATTGTATTCCGGTGTATATGGTGGTGTAAGAAAATGAGAAATGCCATGAGAGGTGAAGAAGtctcttaaataaatatattCACCACCATTATCTGAGTAAAGAGTGACAATGGGTGTTGCGAAAAACTTTTCAACAAGAGCCTTGAATTTAGGAAATATAATAGAGACATCAGACTTCTTTTTCATTGGATACAGCCAAATATACTTGGTAAAATGATCGACAAAAATAATGTAATATCGAAAACCATCTATAGAGGAAACAGGGGCAGGGCCCCAAACATCAGATATACAAATTCTAATAGAGAATATGATTTTACTGATGAAACACCAAATGGAGATTTGTGCATTTTATTGCATTTACAAGAATTGCAAAAGAATTTGGAAGAGACTACTCTAGGAGAGACATTTAAAGAACTTAAAATGCGACTTAAAACAGGAGAAGACGGATGACCAAGTCGATTGTGCCAAGCTGTAGCAGAAGAAAGTTGAGTATGAAGAGCCCGAGGATGAGAGCAGTTGTATGAGGATGCAGGACTGGGTGGCCTTCACAACATATGAAAAAGGTGAGAATTCTACAGAAACATTATTCGTTTTGCATAGTTGATAAACAGAAAGTAGATTTTTCTTTATCTGTGGAACACAAAGAACATCGGAAAGATATAAAGGACATTTAGGAGTAGGAAGATGAGAAGAGCCAAAGTGTGTGACTTTTAAATTATTTCCATCGCCAATCATAACATCATCACCAGTATAATCCGAGTGAAGAGAAAGGTTTTCTAGATCACTCGTAATGTGATGAGAAGCACCCGAGTCAAGTAGCCAATTTGAATTACCCATAGCTGTTGCATTTGCAACATTGGCCATTGGCTTGGGATCAACGGAATCAACCATGGAGGAAGATGCTAGCCAAGGGAATGCATTCTTCAATTTTCTGTATTGCTTGACAACATGTCCTGGTTTATCATAATATTGACAGATCATCTGGGGCTTGGAATTATTCTTTTGATATGATCCAGTGTTATTCTTCTGGTATGATCTGGTATTACCATAGTGTTAGAACATACGCAGCGGAAGCAAGCATACAAACCAGACATCAAATACATGTGAACTAGATAATGCAATAATAACGAGATTAGAAGCACTAACCTCTTGAAGTAGTTGCACAAACCTTCCAAGCAGCAAGAATCCAGGGCTGCAGTCTTCTGCTATTTGCCTAGTAAAACCTTGGACGATTTTGCTATTGGGTGGGCAAGAACAATACAACTGAAAGGTAAGTTATTAGGTGAAACTAGTCTTCCTTTAATAAACCCGAAATTAAGCCACAATAGGGGCTCAAAAACGTGTAGGATCTGCAAGTAGAATCCTACTCTAACTCAAAAGGATAACTTTTCTCCCAAGCTACTTTTTACCCAAGTCTGTCCAGGTTTTTACTAGGTATAGCAGGGACCACAGAAATAATAAGAGGCTACTAATTATAGTATTAATTCgaaattagcatgaattaattcttattataattaattgcaatttattccactaaaaaactgcaattgaactcctcaatatgaatttcgaaaattcattaacacttattttaactccccatgttaagatttcAAATACcggttaattaaattaaatcactgaaaatttaattcaattaacaaattaaatactttataattccgcttaaactatttcatgtgacggatacaaaatccaccggccgagttttcacatgaaaacttgtAAGCTTATATAAAGGGGTATCATCAAACCCAAAACCGagtcatggattctatcaactaaaTATTATTCACAAATGTTATtcgttattgtccaatctattaggcATATACTAACTCTAAATAGAGTcgtaccttttgataaatcaaaataataaacaaattacattgatcataataatta includes these proteins:
- the LOC107806413 gene encoding uncharacterized protein LOC107806413 — encoded protein: MKKKSDVSIIFPKFKALVEKFFATPIVTLYSDNGGEYIYLRDFFTSHGISHFLTPPYTPEYNGTAERRHCHIVETADNTVLTWAPHYIIPLPTGSTNSMAPPSTGASSSLTPSSCKALGTSNSYQGTTSLSSSSILSPASPDSSSVQEHRSLAVTTVEPMSLSDPISTHSMPSSLPIFSPLASTGTPEHMEISVSPALSTAPPPPPSQNSHHMVTRS
- the LOC107806412 gene encoding uncharacterized protein LOC107806412, whose protein sequence is MNTILEYPLEALAFNYLSFGFLTVVNNVWAWVAVITAAVSFWRIKTSSTLPLPEPRGDFSGAPSPSPPPPTSVPSCSSSPQVERVAKEPSSTVTTEMYPGVSMNKEEGTKGKLTVYFKQDDGEECDVDGDDGDQDGEDGAVEMWFENWENLLKMRNGEMGWYRCQDMKVIDGNVVRLWDGCRRRRKAETTAFSVGVGSTW